AAGACCGGGCCGAAGACCGACCCCATGCCGCCCAGCACGACCATGAAGATCAATTCGCCCGAGCGCGTCCAGTGCATCATGTCCGGGTTGACGAAATTGGTGAAATTGCCGAGCAGCAGCCCCGCCAGCCCGCAGACCGTACCGGCGATGACGAAGGCGGTCAGCTTGTAGCGGTCGACCGGAAAGCCCAGCGCCCGCATGCGCGCCTCGTTGAACCTGGTCGCGCGGATCACCAGGCCGAAGCGCGAATTGACCAGCCGCGCCATGCCCAGCACGATCAGCAGAAGGAAGCCGAAGCACACGTAATACAGGGTGATGTGGTCCTCCAGGTCGATCAGCCCGGCGAATTCGCTGCGGGTGTAGATGACCAGCCCGTCATCCGCGCCGTATTCGTCCAGGCTGAGGCCCAGGAAATACATCATCTGCGCCAGCGCCATCGTGATCATGATGAAATAGACCCCCTTCGTGCGCAGCGCTATCGCGCCGAACACCAGCGCGACCGCCGCCGAGACCGCGAGCCCGATGGGCCACTGGATAAACCCGTCGAAGATATCGTAATAGGCGCAGATGCCGACCGCATAGGCGCCGATGCCGATATAGACCGCATGGCCGAAGCTGAACATGTTGCCGTAGCCGAGGATCAGGTTCAGGCTGATCGCGGCGATGGCGAGGATCATCGCCCGCGCCACGACGCCGATATAGAACGGCGCGCCGCCCAGCAGCAGCGGCAGCAGGGCCAGGCCCAGCAGCACCAGGACGGTTACGATTGTCCGCCGGTTCAGGCCCATCAGCGGCGTCCCTGCGGCGGGAACAGCCCCTGCGGGCGGAAGAACAGGACCACTGCCATCAGGATATAGATCGCCATGGCGGACAGCGCCGGCGCCGCCGTCTCCGCCGCGGTGACGGACATCACCGTGCCGAGCAGCAGGTCGAGGAACGAGCGGCCCATCGTGTCGATCAGCCCGACGAGCAGCGCCGCGATGAAGGCGCCGCGGATCGACCCGATGCCGCCGACCACGATGACC
This region of Alphaproteobacteria bacterium genomic DNA includes:
- a CDS encoding branched-chain amino acid ABC transporter permease → MGLNRRTIVTVLVLLGLALLPLLLGGAPFYIGVVARAMILAIAAISLNLILGYGNMFSFGHAVYIGIGAYAVGICAYYDIFDGFIQWPIGLAVSAAVALVFGAIALRTKGVYFIMITMALAQMMYFLGLSLDEYGADDGLVIYTRSEFAGLIDLEDHITLYYVCFGFLLLIVLGMARLVNSRFGLVIRATRFNEARMRALGFPVDRYKLTAFVIAGTVCGLAGLLLGNFTNFVNPDMMHWTRSGELIFMVVLGGMGSVFGPVFGAIAFLLLEEFLSDWTEHWQIVFGPFLILVVLFARGGIDGLLGRRNPSDD